The Metabacillus schmidteae genome has a segment encoding these proteins:
- a CDS encoding YheC/YheD family endospore coat-associated protein — translation MTKIYSIQTTDSQDFIVHLPKHAQLDGDVHSVSFGTFIMPCDIVYDDHLQDNILVSQEVAKQLLLPVGGSTTLISHDNILHLGPIIGIFTAGFTESLLRPIGERSLFFAKFLSIDSSLGIHSYVFGAHHINWEEGTIEGYTYGKAGWKKGLFPFPNVVYDRLPNRRIENHNALKIVKKRLTEEYSIPWYNPGFFNKWSIHQLLIHDNEANLYLPETIHTPTISQMEEMLSKYQSIYLKPANGSLGLGVFQLMYSREDNMYYSRYRDDHEINRLRKYPSLESFLKASFKDRHLSSYLAQQGIKLTRIEGKAIDFRIHTNKDEHDTWKVTALAGKVAGKGSVTTHLNNGGVVKSLEEIYEDPQERILALHELTEAAITLSKKIDQHITGFIGEIGFDLGIDINGKVWMFEANSKPGRSIFSHPELKDADLLTRKASLQYGLYLSKKAILQPEVLISGDV, via the coding sequence TTGACTAAGATTTATTCAATCCAAACAACGGATTCACAGGACTTTATTGTCCATTTACCTAAACACGCACAGCTTGATGGTGATGTTCACTCTGTATCTTTTGGTACGTTTATTATGCCGTGTGACATTGTCTATGATGATCACCTGCAAGATAACATTCTCGTTTCCCAGGAAGTCGCTAAACAGCTGCTTCTACCTGTTGGTGGAAGTACTACCCTTATTAGTCATGATAACATCTTACATTTAGGACCTATTATCGGTATTTTTACAGCCGGCTTTACGGAATCTTTATTACGTCCAATTGGTGAGCGCTCTCTCTTTTTTGCCAAGTTTTTATCCATTGATTCTTCACTTGGAATACACTCTTATGTATTCGGTGCCCATCATATTAATTGGGAAGAAGGAACAATTGAAGGCTATACATACGGAAAAGCCGGTTGGAAAAAGGGGCTCTTTCCGTTTCCTAATGTCGTGTACGATCGCCTTCCTAATCGACGAATCGAAAACCACAATGCACTTAAAATCGTCAAAAAACGACTCACAGAAGAATACTCCATCCCTTGGTACAACCCGGGATTTTTCAATAAATGGTCCATACATCAACTTCTCATTCATGACAATGAAGCTAACTTATATTTACCTGAAACGATTCATACACCAACGATCAGCCAAATGGAAGAGATGCTTTCAAAGTACCAAAGCATTTACTTAAAACCTGCAAATGGAAGCTTGGGTTTAGGCGTATTTCAGCTTATGTACTCACGCGAGGATAACATGTATTACTCCAGATATCGAGATGATCATGAAATCAACCGCCTTAGAAAATATCCTTCCCTTGAAAGCTTTCTAAAAGCATCCTTTAAAGACCGGCACCTTTCAAGCTATCTAGCACAACAAGGAATTAAGCTAACTCGTATTGAAGGAAAAGCAATTGATTTTCGTATTCATACTAATAAAGATGAACATGATACATGGAAGGTTACAGCCCTTGCAGGAAAGGTTGCGGGTAAAGGCAGTGTGACAACTCACCTAAACAATGGCGGTGTTGTGAAAAGTCTTGAGGAAATTTATGAGGATCCGCAAGAAAGAATACTTGCTCTCCATGAATTAACAGAAGCTGCTATCACGTTAAGTAAAAAAATTGATCAGCATATCACAGGCTTTATCGGAGAAATCGGCTTTGATTTAGGGATTGATATAAATGGTAAGGTTTGGATGTTTGAAGCAAATTCTAAGCCTGGAAGATCGATCTTTTCACATCCTGAACTTAAAGATGCCGACCTCCTCACACGTAAAGCATCCTTACAATATGGCCTTTATTTATCAAAAAAAGCGATTCTTCAACCTGAGGTACTTATAAGTGGAGATGTATAA
- a CDS encoding YheC/YheD family endospore coat-associated protein, with the protein MERITLGMMSVSISHEHGYMTEIAKRSATYGINCVRFVPSSIDPTDLTITGEIFNTQTQTWISDTFSIPPFIYDRCFYNQNQASKRCKPIVEWLKKNPDIIFLGYGLPDKWNVYSEIQKNNHLNSYLPDTELISTPMQIVKHLKNDSSCLLKPVTGSRGIGIVAIFQTQKEMTISYHSGPDRKSKTFQSMKLFNNWCERLLKQQTYLLQPLLPLIDSEGYPFDIRILLQKDAGGKWSQVEKGVRKGYQGSFLSNLTTGGEPVTYEQWSQQLTPRQRFLLEDELSTITSHLPPLLEERFGRLFELGIDIGYAKDGSIWILDVNSKPGRKTFIETKPQLKQSLYSAPLAYCKYLSTKNNQKGATIID; encoded by the coding sequence TTGGAACGAATAACATTAGGTATGATGTCAGTCTCTATATCACATGAGCATGGTTATATGACAGAGATTGCCAAACGAAGTGCCACGTACGGGATAAATTGTGTTCGATTTGTCCCTTCTTCCATAGATCCTACTGATTTAACCATAACTGGTGAAATATTTAACACACAAACGCAAACCTGGATAAGTGATACTTTTTCAATTCCTCCATTTATTTATGATCGTTGCTTTTACAATCAAAACCAAGCTTCAAAAAGATGTAAACCAATTGTCGAGTGGCTGAAAAAAAATCCCGATATTATTTTTTTAGGATATGGGTTACCTGATAAATGGAATGTTTATTCTGAAATTCAAAAAAACAATCACCTTAATTCATACTTACCTGACACTGAGTTAATTTCTACACCAATGCAGATTGTAAAACATTTAAAAAACGACTCGAGTTGTTTATTAAAACCTGTTACTGGATCAAGAGGTATCGGCATTGTTGCCATTTTCCAAACTCAGAAGGAAATGACAATATCGTACCATAGTGGCCCTGATAGAAAGTCGAAAACGTTTCAGTCGATGAAACTATTTAATAACTGGTGTGAACGTCTATTAAAACAACAAACCTATCTTCTTCAACCTCTACTACCACTCATCGACAGTGAAGGGTATCCATTTGATATACGAATTCTTCTGCAAAAGGATGCAGGTGGCAAATGGTCACAAGTCGAAAAGGGAGTAAGAAAAGGATATCAAGGTTCTTTTTTATCAAATTTAACAACAGGTGGTGAGCCGGTTACTTATGAGCAGTGGTCACAGCAGCTCACACCTAGACAACGATTTCTTCTTGAAGATGAGTTATCCACGATTACTTCACACCTTCCACCTCTACTTGAAGAACGCTTTGGCCGTCTATTTGAGCTTGGAATAGATATCGGCTATGCAAAAGATGGATCAATCTGGATATTAGATGTAAATTCAAAGCCTGGCAGAAAAACATTTATAGAAACAAAGCCACAATTGAAGCAATCACTTTACAGCGCACCTTTAGCTTATTGTAAATATTTAAGCACAAAAAATAATCAAAAAGGAGCTACGATCATTGACTAA
- a CDS encoding YlbF family regulator yields MAENLYDVAYNLEKALRESDDFKNLKRLYDEVNADESASKMFENFRNIQLNLQQKQMQGEEITQEEIDQAQKSVQLVQQHELISQLMAAEQRLSMVVTELNKIIMKPLEEMYGSM; encoded by the coding sequence ATGGCAGAGAATTTATATGATGTTGCATACAACTTAGAAAAAGCACTACGTGAAAGTGATGATTTCAAAAATCTAAAAAGACTTTATGATGAAGTCAATGCAGATGAATCTGCAAGCAAAATGTTTGAAAACTTCCGTAATATTCAATTAAACCTGCAGCAAAAACAAATGCAAGGTGAAGAAATTACGCAAGAGGAAATCGATCAGGCACAAAAATCGGTTCAGCTTGTTCAACAGCATGAATTGATCTCTCAATTAATGGCTGCAGAGCAACGATTAAGTATGGTTGTAACAGAATTAAACAAAATCATTATGAAGCCGCTTGAGGAAATGTACGGAAGTATGTAA
- a CDS encoding YheC/YheD family endospore coat-associated protein translates to MTRGSIEIRENITSTFDLCEISTGLRDHLGLSKNIHALKISCGMHTVSCPIVFIDEEDLSLSLTTSMFEELHLPHHTLSLQGQLVNQKHLKLGPIIGLLTEVKGKDHNVHFGSIHEFCRELATFCYNNGCFFYIFSFSSYNKEKMLGYCFFQDKWVKTTVPYPDVVHNRIHSRKLEKSKTFLELTTDLIENKIPYFNDRFLNKWEVHQILSANEHLLPFLPESELLESKSILKNMLFKKKDLFIKPINGSQGKRIFRVKQIDENQYHLDFTTFSGDINNEYQSFEELFKTLYPRVKKEGFLLQETIQLKSYNNRTLDFRFLCHKKDRHQWKVTSAVARVSADQQFVANLARGGEIHKTKELLQELFGEKEALHLRKLLAELSIEIVEVICIQAGGEFGEFGIDLALDEDGHPWIIEVNTKPSKSEDDLKTGKVRPSAKSIINYCQFLYDQK, encoded by the coding sequence ATGACGCGAGGATCCATTGAAATTAGAGAAAATATAACTTCTACCTTTGATTTATGTGAAATAAGCACAGGCCTAAGAGATCATCTCGGCCTTTCAAAAAATATTCATGCCTTGAAAATTAGTTGTGGGATGCATACTGTGTCCTGTCCAATCGTATTTATAGATGAAGAGGATCTTAGTTTGTCCTTGACGACAAGTATGTTTGAAGAGCTTCATCTTCCACATCATACACTGTCACTGCAAGGGCAACTAGTTAACCAAAAACATTTGAAGCTGGGTCCCATCATCGGCCTTCTTACTGAAGTGAAAGGAAAAGATCACAATGTACACTTTGGTTCAATCCATGAGTTTTGCAGGGAGCTTGCTACTTTCTGCTATAACAATGGTTGTTTCTTCTATATTTTTTCCTTTTCTTCATATAACAAAGAAAAAATGCTGGGCTATTGTTTCTTTCAGGATAAATGGGTAAAGACGACCGTTCCATATCCTGATGTTGTGCACAACCGAATTCATTCTAGAAAACTGGAAAAATCAAAGACTTTTTTAGAACTCACCACAGATTTAATCGAAAATAAAATTCCGTATTTTAATGATCGATTTTTAAACAAATGGGAGGTACATCAGATTCTTTCCGCAAATGAACATCTCCTACCTTTTCTCCCTGAGAGTGAATTGTTAGAGTCGAAAAGCATATTAAAAAACATGCTTTTTAAGAAAAAGGATCTTTTTATTAAGCCTATTAACGGGAGTCAGGGAAAGAGAATCTTTCGAGTTAAGCAAATTGACGAAAATCAATACCACCTTGATTTCACAACCTTTTCCGGTGATATCAACAATGAGTATCAAAGCTTTGAAGAACTATTCAAAACATTGTATCCAAGGGTAAAAAAGGAAGGATTTCTTCTGCAGGAAACGATTCAGCTTAAATCCTATAATAATCGCACCTTGGATTTCCGATTTCTATGTCATAAAAAAGATCGTCACCAATGGAAGGTTACCTCTGCTGTAGCAAGAGTGTCTGCAGATCAACAATTTGTCGCAAATTTGGCAAGAGGTGGTGAAATCCATAAAACAAAAGAATTACTGCAAGAACTTTTCGGAGAGAAAGAAGCTCTTCACCTGCGGAAATTATTAGCTGAGCTTTCAATCGAAATTGTCGAGGTTATTTGTATCCAAGCAGGTGGAGAATTCGGGGAATTTGGCATTGACCTTGCCCTTGATGAAGATGGCCACCCATGGATTATCGAAGTAAATACAAAGCCATCAAAATCAGAGGATGATCTTAAAACTGGAAAGGTTCGTCCTTCAGCCAAATCCATTATCAACTATTGTCAATTTCTATATGACCAAAAATAG